One Polaribacter sp. SA4-12 genomic window carries:
- a CDS encoding FKBP-type peptidyl-prolyl cis-trans isomerase yields the protein MKSYLYLFFSLFILTSCLNSESDKEVTPTEPQTEADILKYIEDNNLNATKTDSGLYYVINNEGTGSRPTSTSNVTVAYKGYFLDGTTFDQSNSSGISFGLNQVIAGWTEGLQLFKEGGDGILLVPYNLGYGAYQYSSIPGGSVLIFDVKLISVN from the coding sequence ATGAAATCATACTTATATCTGTTTTTCTCTCTATTTATTTTAACTTCTTGTTTAAATTCTGAATCTGATAAAGAAGTTACTCCAACTGAACCTCAAACTGAAGCTGATATTTTAAAATACATTGAAGACAATAACTTAAATGCAACAAAAACTGATTCTGGTTTGTACTATGTAATTAATAATGAAGGTACAGGATCTAGACCAACAAGTACTTCTAATGTAACAGTAGCTTATAAAGGATATTTCTTGGATGGAACTACTTTTGACCAAAGTAATTCTAGTGGAATTTCTTTTGGATTAAACCAAGTAATTGCGGGTTGGACAGAAGGGCTTCAACTTTTTAAAGAAGGTGGAGATGGAATTTTATTAGTCCCTTATAATTTAGGTTATGGAGCATATCAATATAGTTCTATTCCTGGAGGATCTGTTTTAATTTTTGATGTAAAACTAATTAGTGTAAACTAA
- a CDS encoding phosphoribosylanthranilate isomerase, whose protein sequence is MKLKVCGMKYVENIQQVAALQPDYLGFIFYEKSKRNFEGIIPEFSNSIKKTGVFVNEYIEIVISLVEEYRLDAIQLHGDESVEYVTDLKNQLTERRALFIEENKQIKKKKNQHYISKNEVELIKVFGIKDEFNFDVLKPYLEVVDFFLFDTKGKERGGNGTKFDWSVLEKYPFDTPFFLSGGIGLEDAEEVKKIMKSDLPIYALDVNSQFESKPGVKKIEDLKNFKKEIFV, encoded by the coding sequence ATGAAACTCAAGGTTTGTGGAATGAAATATGTGGAAAATATCCAACAAGTTGCAGCATTGCAGCCTGATTATTTGGGTTTTATTTTCTATGAAAAATCAAAAAGAAATTTTGAAGGAATTATTCCAGAATTTTCAAATTCAATCAAAAAAACAGGTGTTTTTGTCAATGAATATATTGAGATTGTAATTTCTTTAGTTGAAGAATATCGATTAGATGCAATTCAATTACACGGAGATGAATCTGTGGAATATGTTACCGATTTAAAAAACCAGTTAACAGAAAGAAGAGCTTTGTTTATTGAAGAAAATAAGCAAATAAAGAAGAAAAAAAATCAACATTATATTTCTAAGAATGAAGTAGAGCTGATTAAAGTTTTCGGGATTAAAGATGAATTTAATTTTGATGTTTTAAAACCTTATTTAGAGGTTGTAGATTTCTTTTTGTTTGATACAAAAGGTAAAGAAAGAGGAGGGAATGGAACAAAATTCGATTGGTCTGTTTTAGAAAAATATCCTTTTGATACACCTTTCTTTTTAAGTGGAGGAATTGGATTAGAAGATGCTGAAGAAGTTAAAAAAATAATGAAATCTGATTTACCTATTTATGCATTAGACGTAAATAGTCAATTTGAAAGTAAGCCAGGAGTTAAGAAAATAGAAGATTTAAAAAATTTCAAAAAAGAAATTTTTGTGTAA
- a CDS encoding CDGSH iron-sulfur domain-containing protein: MELPKRAGDAPLPVELEEGKNYAWCTCGLSENQPLCDGKHRGTGMSPNVFTAEKTETKYLCACKATKNEPFCDGSHK; the protein is encoded by the coding sequence ATGGAATTACCAAAAAGAGCAGGAGATGCTCCTTTACCAGTTGAATTAGAAGAAGGGAAAAACTATGCTTGGTGTACTTGTGGTTTGTCAGAAAATCAACCATTATGCGACGGAAAACATAGAGGGACAGGAATGAGCCCAAATGTGTTTACAGCAGAAAAAACAGAAACTAAATATTTATGTGCTTGTAAAGCAACTAAAAACGAACCTTTTTGCGACGGTTCTCATAAATAG
- a CDS encoding FUSC family protein: protein MVKNLIRYFKSIHFIKALLVALAMAIPVLLSNYFFDSFDIGFSIALGTIFCAPSDVPGSIKHKFFGIVSSIILTFIITLLIGYSSSYLFVIIPLLIILVFSVSYISVFGFRASLISFAGLLSLVLAFAYQSTAISLLEHSLLIALGGVWYLFLTFLNQILLPAFQTDYLFIELLQKTSGFIKIRGKLLVEVNDRSSLLEQNFKLQIEINELHETIREVILEKRLSSGFSNRTRRQQLIFSKIIEIYELAISNTVDYDKFDTLFKVHPEKIDEFKVLIFEISNRLDHISRVILKEEKFIYNNNFKILLKKIQNHIEIYKVTVGLPESREGTIFLLNFKGYQEKQIRNLVDIVRILENYSKNDKIRAIKDAEQFLTPQDYDLKKLKENFSFKSPIFRHSLRLTLTMLIGFIVGYFIEVQQSYWIILTIIVIMRPSYGLTKQRTKYRVLGTLIGATVGVGIVFLTQNPLIYALIAVFSLVIGFSIVKQNYRNGAAFITLYVIFMYALIHPNILDVIKFRVFDTLIGSLLAYVGNYFFWPAWESKNIKEFFTNSIQSFLGFLKEINTLYHEKGNVSTEYGLARKEVFLQVANLNGAYQRLIQEPKSKQENSATIYDLITICNTYLSSLSSLGMYIRTNETGVAPKQFEIYVKHILTNLEEAINILNNKESSISLENEELDIATRNYEEYFNDLSTQRDDEIEKGVPISNEMRVQLHETQLVYEQVRWLFNLSENLVKSVKKI, encoded by the coding sequence ATGGTTAAAAATTTAATTAGATATTTTAAAAGCATTCATTTTATTAAAGCACTTTTAGTTGCTTTAGCTATGGCGATTCCTGTGTTGCTGTCAAATTATTTTTTTGATAGTTTTGATATAGGTTTCAGTATTGCTTTAGGAACAATATTTTGTGCTCCATCTGATGTACCAGGAAGTATAAAACATAAATTTTTTGGTATTGTATCTTCCATAATTTTAACTTTCATAATAACGTTATTAATTGGTTATTCTAGTAGTTATCTATTTGTTATAATTCCTTTGTTAATCATCTTAGTTTTTTCAGTTTCTTATATTTCTGTATTTGGTTTTAGAGCTTCTTTAATTTCATTTGCAGGTTTGTTATCGTTGGTTTTAGCTTTTGCGTATCAAAGTACAGCAATTTCACTATTAGAACATTCTTTATTAATAGCTTTAGGAGGAGTCTGGTATTTGTTTTTAACTTTTTTAAATCAAATATTACTACCAGCTTTTCAAACAGATTACTTGTTTATAGAATTACTTCAAAAAACTTCAGGATTTATAAAAATTCGAGGGAAATTGTTGGTTGAGGTAAATGATAGAAGTAGTCTTTTAGAACAAAATTTTAAACTTCAAATAGAAATCAACGAACTTCATGAAACGATAAGAGAAGTTATTTTAGAAAAAAGATTGAGTTCAGGATTTAGTAATAGAACAAGACGTCAACAATTAATTTTTTCTAAAATTATTGAAATATATGAATTAGCTATTTCAAATACTGTTGATTATGATAAGTTTGACACTTTGTTTAAAGTACATCCTGAGAAAATAGATGAATTTAAAGTATTGATTTTTGAAATTTCAAATAGATTAGATCATATTTCTAGGGTTATTTTAAAAGAAGAAAAATTTATATATAATAACAATTTCAAAATTTTACTTAAAAAAATACAAAATCATATTGAAATTTATAAAGTAACTGTTGGTCTACCTGAATCTAGAGAAGGAACCATTTTTTTATTGAATTTTAAAGGGTATCAAGAAAAGCAAATAAGAAACTTAGTAGATATTGTTAGAATATTAGAGAACTATTCTAAAAACGATAAAATTAGAGCTATAAAAGATGCTGAACAATTTTTGACGCCTCAAGATTACGATCTCAAAAAATTAAAAGAAAATTTTAGTTTTAAATCACCAATATTTAGACATTCATTAAGATTAACACTTACCATGTTAATTGGTTTTATTGTTGGTTACTTTATTGAAGTACAGCAATCTTATTGGATTATATTAACGATTATTGTAATTATGAGACCTAGTTATGGTTTAACCAAACAAAGGACTAAATATAGAGTATTAGGTACATTGATTGGAGCTACAGTAGGTGTTGGAATCGTTTTTTTAACACAAAATCCATTAATTTATGCTTTAATAGCTGTTTTCTCTTTAGTAATTGGTTTTTCCATAGTGAAGCAAAACTATAGAAACGGAGCAGCATTTATTACGCTTTATGTTATTTTTATGTATGCCTTAATTCATCCTAATATTTTAGACGTTATAAAGTTTAGAGTTTTTGATACATTAATAGGTTCTTTATTGGCTTATGTTGGTAATTACTTTTTTTGGCCAGCTTGGGAGTCTAAAAATATCAAAGAATTTTTCACAAATTCAATTCAAAGTTTTTTAGGGTTCTTAAAAGAGATAAACACATTGTATCATGAAAAAGGAAATGTATCTACAGAATATGGATTAGCTAGAAAGGAAGTGTTTCTACAAGTAGCAAATTTAAATGGAGCATACCAAAGGTTGATTCAAGAACCAAAATCTAAGCAAGAAAATAGTGCCACTATTTATGATTTAATAACTATTTGTAATACTTATTTGTCATCACTTTCGTCCTTAGGAATGTACATAAGAACTAACGAAACAGGTGTTGCTCCAAAACAATTTGAAATTTATGTGAAACATATTTTGACTAATTTAGAAGAGGCAATAAATATATTAAATAACAAAGAATCTAGTATTTCTCTTGAAAATGAAGAATTAGATATTGCAACAAGAAACTATGAAGAATATTTTAATGATTTATCTACACAAAGAGATGATGAAATTGAAAAAGGAGTTCCTATCTCAAATGAAATGAGAGTGCAATTACATGAAACACAATTAGTATATGAACAGGTAAGATGGTTATTTAACTTATCTGAAAATTTAGTAAAAAGCGTAAAGAAAATTTAA
- the trpC gene encoding indole-3-glycerol phosphate synthase TrpC, which translates to MTILDKIIAFKKKEIAKIKAEVPVQKLVQSPSFGRTTFSLKKSLLEVGSTGIIAEYKRQSPSKGIINDTATIADVTNGYLDANVAAQSILTDTSFFGGTMADLMEARIINQQKPILRKDFIVDGFQIVEAKAIGADVILLIASCLTSTELKNFGNLAVDLGMEVLYEIHTQEDLDKINDLDNKIIGINNRNLNTFEVDLENSIQLANQIPDTCLKVSESGISDPKIITGLKEYGFQGFLIGENFMKTENPGEACQEFISQIR; encoded by the coding sequence ATGACAATTTTAGATAAAATAATCGCATTTAAAAAGAAGGAAATTGCTAAGATTAAAGCAGAAGTTCCTGTTCAAAAATTAGTACAAAGTCCTAGTTTTGGAAGAACAACTTTTTCATTAAAAAAATCTTTATTAGAAGTTGGTTCTACTGGGATTATCGCAGAATACAAGCGTCAATCACCTTCTAAAGGAATCATTAATGACACTGCAACTATTGCAGATGTTACTAATGGATATTTAGATGCAAATGTAGCAGCACAATCAATCTTGACAGACACTTCTTTTTTTGGAGGTACAATGGCAGATTTGATGGAAGCAAGAATCATCAATCAACAAAAACCAATTTTAAGAAAAGATTTTATTGTTGACGGTTTTCAAATTGTAGAAGCAAAAGCTATTGGAGCAGATGTAATTTTATTGATTGCTTCTTGTTTAACATCAACAGAATTAAAAAACTTCGGAAACTTAGCAGTAGATTTAGGAATGGAAGTTCTGTATGAAATTCATACACAAGAAGACTTGGATAAAATCAATGATTTAGACAATAAAATTATCGGAATCAATAATAGAAACCTGAATACTTTTGAAGTAGATTTAGAGAATTCTATTCAATTAGCAAATCAAATTCCTGATACTTGTTTAAAAGTTTCAGAAAGCGGAATTTCTGATCCAAAAATCATAACAGGATTAAAGGAATACGGTTTTCAAGGTTTCTTAATTGGAGAAAATTTTATGAAAACAGAGAATCCAGGAGAAGCTTGTCAAGAATTTATTAGTCAAATACGCTAA
- the trpB gene encoding tryptophan synthase subunit beta, whose product MKSKFHPDKNGYYGQFGGAFIPELLYPNVKELEDNYIQILESDEFQEEYKSLLKDYVGRPSPLYLAKRLSEKYGAHIYLKREDLNHTGAHKINNTIGQILVAQKLGKTKIIAETGAGQHGVATATVCALMGLECTVFMGEKDIVRQAPNVARMKMLGATVIPALSGSKTLKDATNEAIRYWIQHPETFYLIGSVVGPHPYPDMVARLQAVISEEIKWQLKEKTGKENPDTIIACVGGGSNAAGAFYHYMDDKDVELIAVEAGGLGVDSGESAATSQLGEVGIIHGSKTILMQDEYGQIIEPYSISAGLDYPGVGPLHAYLFDSKRATFMNATDKEALTAAYELTRIEGIIPALETAHALAVLPKIKFKKGQVVVVNLSGRGDKDLSTYIKHLED is encoded by the coding sequence ATGAAATCAAAATTTCACCCAGACAAAAATGGATATTATGGACAATTTGGAGGAGCATTCATTCCAGAATTGTTATATCCTAACGTAAAGGAATTAGAAGATAATTATATTCAAATTTTAGAATCTGATGAGTTTCAGGAAGAATACAAATCTTTACTAAAAGATTATGTAGGTCGCCCAAGTCCATTGTATTTGGCAAAACGATTATCAGAAAAATATGGAGCACATATTTACTTAAAAAGAGAAGATTTAAATCATACAGGTGCACATAAAATAAACAATACAATTGGTCAAATACTTGTTGCACAAAAATTAGGAAAAACTAAAATTATTGCAGAAACAGGAGCAGGGCAACATGGAGTTGCAACCGCTACAGTCTGTGCTCTAATGGGGTTAGAATGTACTGTTTTTATGGGAGAAAAAGACATTGTTCGTCAAGCACCAAATGTTGCCAGAATGAAAATGTTAGGAGCAACAGTAATTCCTGCTTTAAGTGGGAGTAAAACATTAAAAGACGCTACAAATGAAGCGATACGTTATTGGATTCAGCATCCAGAAACATTTTATTTAATTGGTTCTGTTGTTGGTCCACATCCATATCCAGATATGGTTGCTCGTTTACAAGCTGTAATTTCAGAAGAAATAAAATGGCAGTTAAAAGAGAAAACTGGTAAAGAAAATCCTGATACAATAATTGCTTGTGTTGGTGGAGGTAGTAATGCTGCTGGAGCTTTTTATCATTATATGGATGATAAAGATGTTGAGCTAATTGCTGTTGAAGCTGGAGGTTTAGGAGTTGATTCGGGTGAAAGTGCTGCAACTTCTCAATTAGGAGAAGTAGGAATTATTCACGGAAGTAAAACTATTTTAATGCAAGATGAATATGGACAGATTATTGAACCTTATTCTATTTCTGCAGGTTTAGATTATCCAGGAGTTGGACCTTTACACGCTTATTTGTTCGATTCTAAAAGGGCTACTTTTATGAACGCAACTGATAAAGAAGCATTAACTGCTGCTTATGAGTTAACAAGAATTGAAGGAATTATTCCTGCTTTAGAAACTGCGCATGCATTGGCTGTTTTACCAAAAATAAAGTTTAAAAAAGGTCAAGTTGTTGTGGTGAATTTATCTGGTAGAGGAGATAAAGATTTAAGTACGTATATCAAACATTTAGAAGACTAG
- a CDS encoding anthranilate synthase component II: MKILILDNYDSFTYNLVHMVEKITGNFPAVFRNDEISIADVGNYDMIMLSPGPGIPDEAGILKDVIKTYAGIKPIFGVCLGLQAITEVFGGKIINLDDVFHGVATEMKVTDTNATIFKDVPETFMAARYHSWAATDEGFPEEIQVTARDEDGLIQAIEHKIFPISAVQFHPESILTDVGEQLVTNFINKHNTSPS, translated from the coding sequence ATGAAAATATTAATATTAGATAATTACGATTCGTTCACTTATAACTTAGTTCATATGGTGGAAAAAATCACAGGAAATTTTCCAGCGGTTTTTAGAAATGACGAAATCAGTATTGCAGATGTAGGAAACTATGATATGATTATGTTGTCTCCAGGACCTGGAATTCCAGATGAAGCAGGAATCTTAAAAGATGTAATTAAAACCTACGCAGGAATAAAACCAATATTCGGAGTTTGTTTGGGTTTACAAGCAATTACAGAAGTTTTTGGAGGAAAAATCATCAATTTAGACGATGTTTTTCACGGAGTTGCTACAGAAATGAAAGTAACAGATACAAATGCGACTATATTTAAAGATGTTCCAGAAACATTTATGGCGGCACGTTACCATTCTTGGGCAGCAACAGACGAAGGTTTCCCAGAAGAAATACAAGTAACAGCAAGAGACGAAGATGGATTAATTCAGGCAATTGAACATAAAATATTTCCAATTTCTGCGGTTCAGTTTCATCCAGAATCTATTTTAACAGATGTTGGTGAGCAATTGGTTACTAATTTTATTAATAAGCATAACACAAGCCCATCCTAA
- the trpD gene encoding anthranilate phosphoribosyltransferase, producing the protein MKQILNKLYNHERLSKSEAKQILKDIAAEKYNDAHLASFMTVFMMRPITADELSGFRDALKELSIKVDLSDYNTIDIVGTGGDGKDTFNISTLTSFIVAGTGQKVAKHGNYSVSSQSGSSDMLESFGYNFTNDESVLREHLEKANICFLHAPKFHPAMKAVSPTRKALALKTFFNMLGPLVNPSSPKNHMLGTFNLEIARLYNYILQEEDINYGIIHALDGYDEISLTSGFKFFTKSGEQIINPEDLGQKRIQQSEIFGGNSVADAAKIFKSILEGQGTEAQNNVVLTNAAFALTIVDETKPFDVAFNEAKDSLFGLKAKQTLEKLVSL; encoded by the coding sequence ATGAAACAGATATTAAACAAACTATATAATCACGAAAGATTGTCTAAATCTGAAGCAAAACAAATCTTAAAAGATATTGCTGCAGAAAAATACAATGATGCACATTTAGCATCATTTATGACTGTTTTTATGATGCGTCCAATTACTGCAGATGAACTTTCAGGATTTAGAGATGCGTTAAAAGAACTATCTATAAAAGTAGATTTATCAGATTATAATACTATCGATATTGTTGGAACTGGTGGCGATGGAAAAGATACATTCAATATATCAACCCTAACTTCTTTTATAGTTGCAGGAACAGGACAAAAAGTAGCAAAACACGGTAATTATTCTGTGTCTTCTCAGTCTGGTTCTTCAGATATGTTAGAAAGTTTTGGCTACAATTTTACGAATGATGAAAGTGTTTTAAGAGAACATTTAGAGAAAGCAAATATTTGCTTTTTACACGCTCCAAAATTTCATCCAGCAATGAAAGCTGTTAGTCCAACAAGAAAAGCGTTGGCATTAAAAACGTTCTTTAATATGTTAGGTCCTTTGGTAAACCCAAGTTCACCTAAAAACCATATGTTAGGAACTTTTAATTTAGAAATTGCACGTTTGTACAATTACATTTTACAAGAAGAAGATATCAATTATGGTATTATTCACGCGTTAGATGGTTATGATGAAATTTCATTAACAAGCGGATTTAAATTCTTTACGAAGAGCGGAGAACAAATTATAAATCCTGAAGATTTAGGACAAAAAAGAATTCAGCAATCAGAAATATTTGGAGGGAATTCAGTTGCTGATGCAGCAAAAATTTTCAAATCTATTTTAGAAGGACAAGGAACAGAAGCGCAAAACAATGTGGTATTAACAAATGCAGCTTTTGCTTTAACTATTGTTGATGAAACAAAACCTTTTGATGTTGCTTTTAACGAAGCAAAAGATTCACTTTTTGGATTGAAAGCAAAACAAACATTAGAAAAATTAGTAAGTCTTTAA
- the trpA gene encoding tryptophan synthase subunit alpha, which translates to MNSIQELFQKKDKNLLSIYFTCGYPELNDTVQVISELEKSGVDFIEVGLPYSDPLADGPTIQDSSQKALENGVNLDIIFEQLLAIKDTNKTPLVLMGYLNQMLKYGEDKFCQKVVDCGIDTLILPDLPMVEFENHYKDLFEKYGLTNVFLITPHTSDERIRKIDSYSKAFIYVVASASITGAKGDISNNQVTYFERIKNMNLKSKLIIGFGISDKQTFNTACEYANGTIIGSAFIKSLGKNGVDKIDDFINPIIS; encoded by the coding sequence ATGAATTCAATCCAAGAATTATTTCAGAAAAAAGATAAAAATTTACTGTCAATATATTTTACTTGTGGATACCCGGAGTTAAATGATACTGTACAAGTAATTTCAGAATTAGAAAAAAGTGGTGTAGATTTTATTGAGGTTGGTTTGCCTTATTCTGATCCTTTAGCAGATGGACCAACAATACAAGATAGTAGTCAGAAAGCGTTAGAAAACGGAGTTAATTTAGACATTATTTTTGAGCAATTATTAGCAATTAAAGATACCAACAAAACTCCTTTAGTTTTAATGGGCTATTTAAATCAGATGCTAAAATATGGCGAAGATAAATTTTGTCAGAAAGTTGTTGATTGTGGAATTGATACATTAATCCTTCCTGATTTACCGATGGTTGAGTTTGAAAACCATTATAAAGACTTGTTTGAAAAATATGGATTGACTAATGTGTTTTTAATTACACCTCATACATCAGATGAAAGAATTAGAAAGATAGATTCTTATTCAAAAGCATTTATTTATGTAGTAGCTTCTGCATCTATTACGGGTGCAAAAGGAGATATTTCTAATAATCAAGTTACATATTTTGAAAGAATTAAAAATATGAACCTAAAAAGTAAGTTGATTATAGGTTTTGGAATTTCAGACAAACAAACATTTAATACTGCTTGTGAATATGCTAATGGAACTATAATTGGTTCTGCTTTTATAAAAAGTTTAGGTAAGAACGGGGTCGATAAGATTGATGATTTTATCAATCCAATTATTTCTTAA
- a CDS encoding anthranilate synthase component I family protein — MKKLQFKTIFKTKMADTVTPVGLYLRFRDAYANTLLLESSDYHSKEESFSFIAIEPIVSMKVDDYQFSVSHKGTQIDEQPINKNFYELFDKFTDSIALDCPAELKSFNGLYGYTTFDSVQYFENIQFKNKKAPSAIPEMQYSFYRFIIAINHFNDEMTLIENIEEGTESRIKEIQTIIDAQAFNTQKFEIVGEETSNTTGEEFIDYVRKAKSHCKRGDVFQLVLSRQFQQKFKGDEFNVYRALRSINPSPYLFYFDYGSFKLMGSSPEAQIKISAGKATINPIAGTFRRTGDMAEDLKLGKKLSEDKKETAEHVMLVDLARNDLSKHANNVTVEVFKEVQYFSHVIHLVSTVRGEIKGNPIEIVGDTFPAGTLSGAPKYKAMELIDKYENQTRGFYGGAVGIIGLDGSVNLAIAIRSFVSKNNVLYSQAGAGIVIHSDEEKELQEVNNKLAALKKALILAENI, encoded by the coding sequence ATGAAAAAATTACAGTTTAAAACAATATTTAAAACGAAAATGGCAGATACAGTTACTCCTGTAGGACTGTATTTACGTTTTAGAGACGCATACGCCAATACTTTATTGTTAGAAAGTTCAGATTATCATAGTAAAGAAGAAAGTTTCTCTTTTATTGCAATTGAGCCAATTGTTTCAATGAAAGTTGATGATTATCAGTTTTCGGTTTCTCATAAAGGAACACAAATTGATGAACAACCTATCAATAAAAACTTTTACGAGTTATTTGATAAATTTACAGACTCAATAGCATTAGATTGTCCTGCCGAATTAAAATCATTTAATGGTTTGTATGGGTACACAACGTTCGATTCTGTTCAATATTTTGAGAATATTCAATTTAAAAACAAGAAAGCACCATCTGCAATTCCAGAAATGCAATACAGTTTTTATCGTTTTATCATTGCCATCAATCATTTTAATGATGAAATGACGTTGATAGAAAATATTGAAGAAGGAACAGAGTCTCGTATTAAAGAAATTCAGACTATTATAGATGCACAAGCATTTAATACTCAGAAATTCGAAATTGTAGGCGAAGAAACTTCAAATACAACTGGCGAAGAATTTATAGATTATGTAAGAAAAGCAAAGTCACATTGTAAAAGAGGTGATGTTTTTCAACTCGTTTTATCACGCCAATTTCAACAAAAATTTAAAGGAGACGAGTTCAATGTGTATAGAGCGTTACGTTCAATAAATCCATCACCATATTTATTTTATTTCGATTACGGTTCTTTCAAATTAATGGGATCTTCACCAGAAGCACAAATTAAAATTTCTGCGGGTAAAGCAACTATTAATCCAATTGCTGGTACTTTTAGAAGAACTGGTGATATGGCAGAAGACCTTAAATTAGGTAAAAAATTATCCGAAGATAAAAAGGAAACTGCAGAACACGTAATGTTGGTAGATTTAGCGCGTAACGATTTAAGTAAACACGCCAATAATGTTACCGTTGAGGTATTTAAAGAAGTGCAGTATTTTAGTCACGTAATTCATTTAGTTTCTACGGTTAGAGGAGAAATTAAAGGAAATCCGATTGAAATTGTTGGAGACACTTTTCCTGCAGGAACTTTAAGTGGCGCACCAAAATACAAAGCAATGGAGCTGATTGACAAATATGAAAATCAAACTCGTGGCTTTTATGGTGGCGCAGTAGGAATTATCGGTTTAGATGGTTCTGTAAATTTGGCAATTGCCATTCGTTCTTTTGTCAGTAAAAACAACGTTTTGTATTCACAAGCAGGTGCAGGAATCGTTATTCATTCCGATGAAGAAAAGGAATTACAAGAAGTAAATAATAAATTAGCAGCGTTAAAGAAAGCGTTAATTTTGGCAGAAAATATTTAG
- a CDS encoding four helix bundle protein, which yields MKKDNIIQTKSYNFAVRVVKLYKHLSQEKKEFVLSKQLLRSGTSIGANVEEAIGGQSRKDFFAKLTIAYKEARESHYWIRLLKDTDYLSEKESESLITDIEEILKIIGSIQKTVRSTNS from the coding sequence ATGAAAAAGGATAATATTATTCAAACTAAAAGCTATAATTTTGCAGTAAGAGTTGTTAAATTATATAAGCATTTATCACAAGAAAAAAAAGAGTTTGTATTAAGTAAACAATTGTTACGCTCAGGTACTTCAATAGGAGCAAATGTTGAAGAAGCAATTGGAGGGCAAAGTAGAAAAGATTTTTTTGCAAAATTAACAATAGCATACAAAGAAGCACGAGAATCTCATTATTGGATTCGTTTATTAAAAGATACTGATTATTTATCAGAGAAAGAATCAGAATCTTTAATTACAGATATTGAAGAAATTTTAAAAATTATCGGAAGTATTCAAAAAACAGTAAGAAGCACTAATTCGTAA